DNA sequence from the Fibrobacter succinogenes genome:
CACTGTAGAATACGCCCGTAGCCGCGACCTAGATATCCGTGGAATTATCGTGAACCGTTACGGCTGTAGTGGCAATTTTGAAATGGAAGATGACAATATCCGCATGATGCAGGACTTGACAGGGCTTGAAATTCTTGCAAAAGTCAAGGAAGGCGACAGCGATTTTGGCGTAGCGGTATTTTAGAGTAACGAAAAAGAACTCCCACCCTTGGGAGTTCTTTAATTCTCAAAACCCATTAATGAGTTTTATTCAATTTTTGTACAACGAACTGAAAGTCCGTAGGATTTCTCATCTCCATCATTTTTTGTTGGAGAATCATTAACCAGATTCATTACATACGCAAAATGAGCATACAATTTAAGGTCATAATCATCCTCTTCAGGATAATACCAGTATGCGACATTGTCTAACTTTTCAAACTTTCCCTTTTTTGTTCTTTTTCCGCCACCAATCAAAGAGAAACCACTAGCATTGCTTCCAAGAAAGCATTGCGAACGCAAGCCTTTTATCCCATCACCATATTTGTCATTATAATCTCTAATTATTTCGTAATCATCCCAAGTAAACAAACGCCAACCTTCAGGACAAATACCTTGATGATCTCGTTCAATCCAATCAGAACAACTTTCGGTATTGCAGCGACTCGGTAACTGCATCATTTCAGCCCACTGGTACAACCCACCATACTTGTCACAATTCGTGGTATCGTTATTGTAGCAATAGCGTTCAATCTTCGTATCGTCATTTTGATCATTTTCACCAAGAACCATTTCACCGATATTCAGATTTTCGGCCATAACGGTTACCTTTTTTCCAGTCTTATGCGAAGTTGCTGTGTAGTAATAGTAGCTACGACCATTACGCGGATCGGTAAACTGCTTATAGATAGTATCCCTAAGATTCCAGTTATCAGCAAGACACCTAAAATGGTCATACGGAACATACTCGCTACTGGAGGATTCAACCTTTTTACTAGAACTCGACGCAGGAGATACAGAAGACGACGAGGCTATCTTTTGGCTAGAACTGGATGGATCCCCTTCGCTACGCTTCGAGGATG
Encoded proteins:
- a CDS encoding FISUMP domain-containing protein, which translates into the protein MLRIGFLPKGLKGDAGTESGMTSSSSSKESSSSAKATSSSSSANSISSSSKRSEGDPSSSSQKIASSSSVSPASSSSKKVESSSSEYVPYDHFRCLADNWNLRDTIYKQFTDPRNGRSYYYYTATSHKTGKKVTVMAENLNIGEMVLGENDQNDDTKIERYCYNNDTTNCDKYGGLYQWAEMMQLPSRCNTESCSDWIERDHQGICPEGWRLFTWDDYEIIRDYNDKYGDGIKGLRSQCFLGSNASGFSLIGGGKRTKKGKFEKLDNVAYWYYPEEDDYDLKLYAHFAYVMNLVNDSPTKNDGDEKSYGLSVRCTKIE